In the genome of Carnobacterium pleistocenium FTR1, one region contains:
- a CDS encoding NADP-dependent oxidoreductase: MKAIVIEEFGSAEQLKEVDMPKPSIKEHQVLIEVRAFSINAIDWKRRSGKMGGNLPLVLGGDVAGIISEVGANVTDLKIGDRVFANAARTYAEFTKARAEVTVKIPDNLSFEEAASIPLIGQTAWESLVEQGHLQAGDKVLIHAGAGGVGSLAIQIAKHFNAYVAATASEKNREFLIALGVDRFIDYKNEDFEQVLTDFDLVLDLIGGETQEKSFSVLKKGGRLISLVQEPDQKKANSLGITGTHFSMSPTGERLKELTELLAYGAIKPIVTQTYAFTEEDLRKAHEQIEAGHTRGKLVVKVN, from the coding sequence ATGAAAGCAATTGTAATTGAAGAATTTGGTTCAGCCGAGCAATTAAAAGAGGTGGATATGCCTAAACCTTCGATCAAAGAGCATCAAGTATTGATTGAAGTCCGTGCCTTTTCCATTAATGCTATAGATTGGAAAAGACGTAGCGGGAAAATGGGTGGCAACTTACCTCTTGTTCTTGGCGGGGATGTTGCAGGAATCATTAGTGAGGTCGGCGCAAATGTAACCGATTTAAAAATTGGTGACCGTGTTTTTGCAAATGCTGCTAGAACTTATGCTGAATTTACAAAAGCTCGAGCTGAAGTAACAGTAAAAATTCCTGACAATCTTTCGTTTGAAGAAGCTGCTTCTATTCCTCTAATCGGCCAAACTGCCTGGGAATCTTTAGTGGAGCAAGGACATTTGCAAGCTGGAGACAAAGTATTGATCCATGCAGGCGCAGGTGGAGTGGGTTCATTAGCGATTCAGATTGCCAAACACTTCAATGCCTATGTAGCCGCAACTGCAAGTGAAAAAAACAGAGAATTTTTGATTGCTTTAGGTGTAGATCGTTTTATTGATTATAAAAATGAAGATTTTGAACAAGTACTAACTGATTTCGACTTAGTTCTCGATTTAATTGGAGGAGAAACGCAAGAAAAGAGTTTTTCTGTACTTAAAAAAGGCGGTCGCTTGATTTCTTTAGTTCAAGAACCAGACCAAAAAAAAGCTAATTCTTTAGGTATCACTGGCACACATTTCAGTATGTCTCCTACTGGCGAACGTTTGAAAGAATTAACCGAACTATTAGCTTATGGAGCTATTAAGCCAATAGTTACTCAAACCTATGCCTTCACAGAAGAAGATCTTCGAAAAGCACATGAGCAGATTGAAGCCGGCCATACAAGAGGAAAACTCGTAGTCAAAGTAAATTAA